From Candidatus Nomurabacteria bacterium, one genomic window encodes:
- a CDS encoding bifunctional (p)ppGpp synthetase/guanosine-3',5'-bis(diphosphate) 3'-pyrophosphohydrolase, with amino-acid sequence MALYIPNQNNRINHAIQFATIAHGNQVRKGNEFVPYIFHPIDVANEIAFHSGLTGSEMDQALVDAILHDVIEDTAVTYENVRDQFGQITADDVQVTSKNSRLQKGEQFVDMLQRAKAAPARVQCVKLADRLSNLKTFPSFWDRDKIAQYLDEAVVIAETLGGASVELKAKLLTQVADMRKVLSLRS; translated from the coding sequence ATGGCACTCTACATCCCCAACCAAAACAACCGCATCAACCATGCGATCCAATTCGCCACCATCGCACACGGAAACCAGGTCCGGAAGGGAAACGAGTTCGTGCCATACATCTTTCACCCGATCGATGTTGCAAACGAGATCGCCTTTCACTCTGGTCTGACAGGATCCGAGATGGATCAGGCACTGGTCGACGCGATCTTACATGACGTGATCGAGGACACTGCGGTGACCTACGAAAACGTGCGCGATCAATTTGGTCAGATCACAGCCGATGATGTACAGGTGACATCTAAAAACAGCCGACTGCAGAAAGGGGAGCAATTTGTAGATATGCTCCAGCGTGCGAAAGCAGCTCCGGCTCGTGTGCAGTGCGTCAAACTCGCCGATCGGCTCTCAAACCTCAAGACCTTTCCGAGCTTCTGGGATCGAGACAAGATCGCACAGTATCTCGACGAGGCGGTCGTGATCGCTGAAACGCTCGGTGGTGCTTCAGTTGAACTGAAAGCGAAGCTGTTGACCCAAGTGGCCGACATGCGGAAGGTCCTGTCGCTACGTAGTTGA
- a CDS encoding cold shock domain-containing protein, which produces MKGTVVRKRDEGYGFIKPEEGDKDVFFHASAVVDITFDDLKEGDAVTFDVEEGPKGPAAANVTKVGNAAPAEAANDDNFDQAEAA; this is translated from the coding sequence ATGAAGGGAACAGTAGTACGCAAGCGCGATGAAGGTTACGGATTCATCAAGCCAGAAGAAGGAGATAAGGATGTATTTTTCCACGCATCAGCTGTGGTAGACATCACTTTCGATGATCTTAAGGAAGGTGACGCAGTCACTTTCGACGTTGAGGAAGGACCAAAGGGTCCTGCAGCTGCTAACGTAACAAAGGTTGGCAATGCTGCTCCAGCAGAAGCTGCAAACGACGACAACTTCGATCAGGCTGAGGCTGCGTAA
- a CDS encoding MBL fold metallo-hydrolase, whose translation MTITKYGHCCLLIELAGKRILTDPGAFSSGFTELTGIDLILITHEHGDHLHTQSLQAVLALNPRAAVVTNTGVGKILGELGISYTTLTDRETTTAAGISIKPYDGKHEEIYENFGQVENTGFLLEDGEFFYPGDSYIVPDEQVNILAAPVAGPWLKVNEAIRYVLAVNPKQVIPVHEAVLSEVGKRVTYPHFERELTKQNITFTVLEPEKTVIM comes from the coding sequence ATGACTATCACTAAATACGGGCATTGTTGCTTACTCATTGAACTGGCAGGGAAGCGCATACTAACTGATCCGGGTGCTTTTAGTAGCGGATTTACTGAGCTAACTGGTATCGATCTCATTCTGATCACTCATGAACACGGGGACCACCTGCACACACAATCACTACAAGCTGTTCTTGCATTGAATCCGCGGGCGGCGGTCGTGACCAATACCGGGGTGGGAAAGATCCTTGGTGAGCTTGGCATTTCATACACCACACTCACCGACCGCGAAACGACGACCGCCGCCGGGATTTCGATCAAGCCCTATGATGGAAAACATGAAGAGATATATGAGAACTTCGGACAAGTGGAAAACACTGGCTTTCTCCTTGAAGATGGGGAATTCTTTTACCCAGGTGATTCATATATTGTGCCTGACGAACAAGTAAATATTCTCGCCGCGCCCGTAGCTGGACCATGGCTTAAGGTGAATGAAGCAATTCGGTACGTCCTGGCAGTGAATCCAAAGCAAGTCATCCCGGTTCATGAAGCAGTACTTTCAGAAGTGGGAAAACGAGTGACATATCCGCATTTTGAGCGGGAACTAACCAAACAAAATATTACGTTTACCGTTCTTGAGCCAGAAAAAACTGTTATTATGTAA
- the xth gene encoding exodeoxyribonuclease III: MKIYSWNVNGIRAVNKKGLFEPFLEKHDPDILCLQETKANHEQVDLDWPQFEEYWCSAERKGYSGTAIFTKYTPIDVVNGLPEDILSKYKLEDSYGDTTKEGRVVTAEFEPFYVSTVYTPNAKDDLSRIPMRQEWDPAYLEYMDRLQQDKPVIFCGDFNVAHQPIDLARPKPNEGKKGFTLEERAGFDAMIEKGFVDTLRHFHPNTPELYTWWSHFGGARERNVGWRIDYVMLSEALTPLLKNAKIHPDVLGSDHCPVSVELGIEL, encoded by the coding sequence ATGAAAATCTACTCATGGAACGTTAACGGCATTCGAGCCGTCAATAAAAAGGGTTTATTTGAGCCATTTTTAGAAAAACACGACCCAGATATCCTGTGTTTACAAGAAACTAAGGCAAACCATGAGCAAGTTGATCTCGATTGGCCACAATTTGAAGAATATTGGTGTTCAGCGGAGCGAAAAGGCTACTCAGGCACGGCAATTTTCACCAAATACACCCCAATTGACGTTGTAAATGGTCTTCCCGAGGATATCTTGAGCAAGTACAAGCTTGAGGACAGTTATGGCGACACTACTAAAGAAGGTCGTGTTGTCACTGCTGAATTTGAGCCGTTCTATGTCAGTACGGTCTATACTCCGAATGCTAAAGATGACCTTTCTCGTATTCCAATGCGTCAAGAGTGGGACCCAGCGTATCTTGAGTACATGGATCGGTTGCAGCAAGACAAGCCAGTGATTTTCTGTGGTGATTTCAATGTTGCACATCAGCCGATCGACCTCGCAAGGCCGAAACCAAACGAGGGCAAAAAAGGATTCACACTCGAAGAACGAGCAGGCTTCGATGCGATGATCGAAAAAGGTTTCGTCGACACCCTTCGCCACTTCCACCCTAACACTCCAGAACTTTACACCTGGTGGTCGCACTTCGGTGGTGCTCGTGAACGTAATGTCGGTTGGCGTATCGACTACGTGATGCTCTCAGAAGCACTTACTCCCCTCCTTAAGAATGCTAAGATCCATCCTGATGTGCTGGGAAGTGATCACTGTCCAGTATCAGTAGAGCTGGGGATTGAACTCTAG
- a CDS encoding HD domain-containing protein — translation MITPQNIPIEVRQVAKTLEDKGFEAYVVGGCTRDLLLGKIPKDWDLTTNATPEEIQALFPEHYANNDYGTVGIKTESEHDSLKVIEVTPYRTESGYSDARRPDEVTFGVSLEEDLQRRDFTVNALAYRISTDELVDNYDGLEDLAARRLKAVGDANERFSEDALRMMRAVRLAAELDFMIEAETMAAITRHSQQLSRISIERIASEFLRTVNSPTPMQGIIFMEKLGLLEQFLPELRLGIGIEQGGAHAYDVYEHLLRTMQAAADKDYSLAMRLAALFHDIAKPQTRREGGKNKQYTFFGHEVVGARMTSKIMDRLRLPRELSEEVINLVRWHMFFADPDEITLAAVRRTITRIGEDHIEDLLSLRVCDRIGMGRPKEQPFRFRKYKAMVDEALRDPISVKMLKINGDRIMELSGEKPGRRLGYILHALLEEALDDASKNTEEFMEKRALELLEMPEETLVELAEAGKRRQAEEEEAALKDIAREHHVG, via the coding sequence ATGATCACCCCACAAAATATTCCAATTGAAGTGAGACAAGTCGCAAAAACCCTGGAAGACAAGGGTTTTGAAGCATATGTGGTCGGCGGCTGCACTCGCGACCTCTTACTCGGCAAAATCCCAAAGGATTGGGACCTGACCACCAACGCTACCCCTGAAGAGATTCAAGCACTATTTCCAGAACATTATGCTAATAATGATTACGGTACCGTCGGTATAAAAACAGAATCTGAACATGATTCTCTAAAGGTTATCGAAGTAACTCCGTATAGAACTGAGAGTGGCTACAGTGACGCAAGACGACCCGATGAAGTGACATTTGGAGTATCACTTGAAGAAGACTTACAGCGACGTGATTTTACCGTGAACGCCTTGGCGTACCGTATTTCTACTGATGAGCTGGTTGATAACTACGATGGTTTGGAGGATTTGGCCGCGAGACGGCTCAAGGCAGTCGGTGACGCGAATGAACGCTTCTCAGAAGACGCGCTCCGCATGATGCGTGCCGTGCGTCTCGCGGCCGAACTTGATTTCATGATCGAAGCCGAAACCATGGCAGCAATCACCCGACATAGCCAGCAATTAAGTCGTATTTCTATCGAACGTATTGCGAGCGAATTCTTACGTACTGTTAACTCTCCGACCCCGATGCAGGGGATCATCTTTATGGAGAAGCTCGGCCTACTGGAGCAGTTCTTACCGGAACTACGACTTGGTATAGGGATAGAACAGGGTGGAGCGCATGCATATGACGTATATGAACACCTTTTACGCACCATGCAGGCTGCCGCAGACAAGGACTACTCACTAGCCATGCGACTGGCAGCACTCTTTCATGACATAGCCAAGCCGCAAACCCGACGTGAAGGAGGCAAGAACAAGCAGTATACCTTCTTTGGACATGAAGTAGTTGGAGCCAGAATGACTAGTAAAATCATGGATCGTTTACGATTACCACGAGAACTTTCTGAGGAGGTAATCAACCTAGTACGCTGGCATATGTTCTTTGCTGATCCTGACGAGATCACTTTAGCTGCCGTACGCCGGACGATCACCCGAATTGGTGAAGATCACATTGAAGATCTCCTTAGTTTACGTGTTTGTGACCGCATTGGCATGGGTCGACCAAAGGAACAGCCATTCCGATTCCGAAAATACAAAGCGATGGTAGACGAAGCACTGCGTGATCCGATCTCAGTCAAAATGTTGAAGATCAATGGCGACCGCATCATGGAACTCTCGGGCGAGAAGCCAGGACGGCGACTTGGCTATATTTTGCACGCTCTTTTGGAGGAAGCCTTAGATGACGCAAGTAAAAACACAGAGGAATTCATGGAAAAACGTGCCCTTGAGTTGCTTGAAATGCCAGAAGAAACGCTTGTTGAACTGGCGGAAGCCGGGAAGCGCAGGCAGGCAGAAGAGGAGGAAGCTGCTCTAAAGGACATTGCTCGGGAGCACCACGTGGGGTAG